The following proteins are co-located in the Malus sylvestris chromosome 13, drMalSylv7.2, whole genome shotgun sequence genome:
- the LOC126596949 gene encoding coiled-coil domain-containing protein SCD2-like yields the protein MDRRRTDSPVYARQWTSESATTVGGATSPAMSPVRGHHARSSSASGVSNIKRTQNFAAKAAAQRLAQVMASQTADDDDDEDDDLGFRYSAPPPLSLSRNANSPGAKPAAPSLRATTRSPSPALARTSLDETPQVRSTSTGRPAMSLRAAPPLVPPNRTTPRTATSMPPLDPPITNSKKENRFLSEIGNYKSKDPGDQRDASALRDELEMLQEENENILDKLRHEEEKCDETEARIRELEKQVAAFGEGMSLDAKFLSRKEAALRQKEVALKDAKQSKDGAEKEVASLRSEVEKAKEASAVVMRQLNGAESEVKSLRSMTQRMILTQEEMEEVVLKRCWLARNWGLAAKLGICADIAVAKYEYWSSLAPLPFEVVISAGQRAKEELWEKASNGGLEKRNKLVQDLNDLTGEGNIESMLAVEMGLKELSSLKVENEIVLALAQQRRPNSVRLSFSDIKSPADPKFTEAIELSPEESEDVLFKEAWLTYFWRRAKVLGIEEDIAKERVQFWINRSGHAPSSHDAVDVEEGLMELRKLGIESRLWEESRKAIDQDSSVSVAQKSAPR from the exons ATGGACCGGAGGCGAACGGACAGCCCGGTCTACGCCCGCCAGTGGACGAGCGAGTCCGCCACCACTGTCGGCGGAGCTACATCTCCGGCAATGTCGCCGGTTCGTGGCCACCACGCGCGGTCCTCCTCCGCCAGCGGAGTTTCCAACATCAAACGCACTCAGAACTTTGCCGCCAAGGCCGCGGCCCAGCGCCTCGCTCAGGTCATGGCCTCTCAGACcgccgacgacgacgacgacgaagaTGATGATCTAGGATTCCGGTACAGTGCTCCCCCACCGCTCTCTCTTTCCAGGAATGCTAACAGTCCCGGTGCTAAGCCTGCGGCTCCGTCTTTGAGGGCCACTACTAGATCGCCTTCGCCCGCG TTAGCTCGGACCTCTTTGGACGAAACTCCACAGGTTCGCTCAACATCAACGGGAAGGCCAGCAATGTCTCTTCGTGCAGCACCTCCATTGGTACCACCCAATAGAACAACACCGAGGACAGCAACTTCCATGCCACCACTGGACCCTCCCATCACTAATAGCAAAAAAGAGAATCG ATTCTTATCAGAAATAGGAAATTACAAATCAAAAGATCCAGGAGATCAACGTGATGCTTCTGCACTCCGTGATGAA CTTGAAATGCTACAAGAAGAGAATGAGAATATTCTTGATAAG CTTAGACATGAAGAAGAGAAATGCGATGAGACAGAGGCTAGAATTAGAGAACTTGAAAAACAG GTTGCTGCATTTGGAGAAGGCATGTCTTTGGATGCTAAATTCTTGAGCAG AAAGGAAGCTGCCTTGCGGCAAAAAGAG GTTGCACTAAAAGATGCAAAACAATCAAAAGATGGGGCCGAAAAGGAGGTTGCATCCCTTCGGTCTGAAGTTGAG aaagcaaaagaagcgaGTGCAGTTGTTATGAGACAACTCAATGGAGCTGAATCTGAAGTGAAATCTCTACGGTCAATGACACAAAGAATGATATTGACTCAGGAAGAAATG GAAGAAGTAGTCCTCAAGAGGTGTTGGCTTGCACGCAATTGGGGTTTAGCTGCAAAGCTTG GTATATGTGCAGATATTGCAGTTGCTAAGTACGAATACTGGTCATCATTAGCTCCTCTTCCATTTGAGGTCGTCATTTCTGCAGGACAAAGGGCTAAGGAGGAACTTTGGGAAAAAGCTA GTAATGGTGGTCTTGAGAAGAGAAACAAACTGGTGCAAGACTTGAATGATCTTACTGGAGAAGGAAACATTGAGAGTATGCTTGCAGTTGAAATGGGATTGAAGGAACTTTCTTCCTTGAAG GTTGAGAATGAAATTGTGCTTGCATTGGCTCAACAACGGCGTCCAAACTCTGTTCGATTATCATTCTCGG ATATCAAATCACCTGCCGATCCAAAGTTTACGGAGGCTATTG AATTGAGTCCCGAGGAGTCAGAGGATGTTCTTTTTAAAGAG GCATGGCTTACTTATTTTTGGAGAAGAGCCAAAGTTCTTGGTATAGAGGAGGACATTGCCAAGGAAAGAGTTCAGTTTTGGATTAACCGAAGTGGGCATGCACCGTCTTCACATGATGCTGTCGATg TTGAGGAAGGGTTGATGGAACTCAGGAAGTTGGGAATTGAGAGCCGGCTGTGGGAAGAATCCCGCAAAGCAATTGATCAAGACTCTTCCGTGTCTGTTGCACAGAAATCTGCTCCACGGTGA
- the LOC126596950 gene encoding serine carboxypeptidase-like 45 codes for MISLPWKTIVLTLILFHVTSSSIEAEASPSLLDRITGLPGQPPVGFQQYSGYVTVDAKKQRALFYYFAEAEIDPASKPLVLWLNGGPGCSSLGVGAFSENGPFRPKGEVLVRNEHSWNREANMLYLETPIGVGFSYSTDTSSYEAVTDHITARDNLLFLQKWFEKFPQYRNRSLYITGESYAGHYVPQLAELMLQFKEHHFNLKGIALGNPVLEYATDFNSRAEFFWSHGLISDSTYKMFSSVCNYSRFVSEYYRGSVSPICSRVMSQVSRETSKFVDKYDVTLDVCISSVFSQSKALLPQQVADSIDVCVEDEVVNYLNRPDVQKALHARLVGVRHWAVCSNILGYQVLDVEIPTITIVGKLIKAGMPVLVYSGDQDSVIPLTGSRTLIHGLAEQLRLNTTVPYRVWFEGQQVGGWTQVYGNMLSFATIRGASHEAPFSQPERSLVLFKSFLEGRPLPEVF; via the exons ATGATTTCCCTACCATGGAAAACCATTGTACTCACTCTAATTCTCTTCCACGTAACTTCTTCCTCCATTGAAGCAGAAGCTTCTCCTTCTCTGCTCGACAGAATTACCGGGTTGCCGGGTCAGCCCCCGGTCGGGTTCCAGCAGTATTCTGGCTATGTGACCGTTGATGCGAAAAAACAGAGAGCTCTGTTTTACTATTTTGctgaagcagaaatagatcCAGCTTCCAAGCCTCTTGTCCTCTGGCTCAATGGAG GTCCTGGTTGTTCATCTCTTGGAGTCGGAGCATTTTCTGAGAACGGACCGTTTAGGCCTAAAGGAGAAGTCTTGGTTCGAAATGAGCATAGCTGGAATAGAG AAGCAAACATGCTGTACTTGGAGACACCAATTGGAGTGGGGTTCTCTTACTCAACGGATACTTCTTCCTATGAGGCTGTAACCGATCACATCACAG CCAGGGACAATCTTCTGTTCTTGCAAAAGTGGTTTGAAAAATTCCCACAATACAGAAATAGAAGCTTGTATATTACTGGAGAAAGCTATGCTG GTCACTATGTTCCTCAGCTAGCAGAACTCATGCTCCAGTTCAAGGAACATCACTTCAATTTGAAAGGAATTGCT TTGGGTAATCCAGTCCTGGAATATGCAACTGACTTCAATTCAAGAGCTGAGTTCTTCTGGTCTCATGGATTGATATCGGATTCAACTTACAAAATGTTCAGTTCCGTTTGCAACTACTCGCGGTTTGTGAGTGAATATTACAGAGGCTCAGTTTCGCCTATTTGTTCGAGGGTGATGAGCCAAGTGAGCAGAGAAACCAGTAAATTTGTTGACAAGTATGATGTCACCCTTGATGTTTGTATATCATCTGTGTTTTCCCAATCCAAAGCCCTCCTTCCTCAG CAAGTTGCTGATTCAATAGATGTATGTGTTGAGGATGAAGTAGTTAATTATCTGAACAGGCCAGACGTGCAGAAGGCGCTTCATGCTCGTCTTGTTGGAGTTCGGCATTGGGCAGTTTGCAGCAA CATACTGGGTTATCAGGTGCTGGATGTGGAGATACCAACGATCACAATCGTAGGCAAACTTATCAAAGCAGGAATGCCGGTCTTAGTTTACAG TGGCGACCAAGATTCTGTTATCCCGTTGACTGGAAGTCGAACATTAATTCATGGACTTGCAGAGCAGTTAAGACTAAACACCACTGTGCCTTATAGAGTCTGGTTTGAAGGACAACAG GTTGGTGGGTGGACTCAAGTTTACGGTAATATGCTTTCTTTTGCCACCATTAGAGGAGCATCACACGAAGCGCCGTTCTCGCAGCCTGAGAGATCACTCGTGCTATTCAAGTCGTTTTTGGAGGGCCGGCCTCTGCCAGAAGTGTTCTGA
- the LOC126596953 gene encoding protein NEOXANTHIN-DEFICIENT 1 isoform X1: protein MSWWRPIMYCRDFFSLQCVIDSEYDGIPGTSRTQLELLDFGIFKFASGKSTFLKSFKFMDVGETKCSYGKPPWIFRGSALYQLHLVKAATVRACIPKEFRLVEAFGYTLGGFFLANYDDSPVGIFDELVVIAGLVWSPPTSCAWAAKVLVNSDEACDHGRKEVGLPSQVARFSKRITAVSRQPKSKNIGFLSVIGSSAAFCDPKDCMEVQVTEIKASSVKDSFNFNLTTFVPESNGGWRGPAIKLSLPSFSGGTEYYPNLLKYSCRIECRVRAVHPAKVSGPSPMPKTETRQSSEIHTSNTKNHATEELVDNGKNLCEAVMLSKPVLALEFSCMKMQVEAPVVVSNCRNSLATS from the exons ATGTCATGGTGGCGGCCAATCATGTATTGCCGTGACTTTTTCTCGCTTCAATGTGTGATTGACTCAGAATACGATGGCATCCCAG GGACTTCCCGGACACAGCTTGAATTACTTGATTTTGGCATCTTCAAATTTGCTTCTGGTAAAAGCACTTTCTTGAAGTCATTCAAGTTCATGGATGTTGGAGAAACAAAATGTTCCTATGGAAAGCCTCCATGGATATTCAGAGGCAG CGCGTTGTATCAGCTCCATCTTGTCAAAGCAGCAACTGTTCGAGCATGCATCCCGAAAGAGTTCAGACTAGTTGAAGCATTTGG GTACACTCTTGGTGGCTTCTTTCTTGCCAACTATGATGACAGTCCAGTTGGAATCTTTGATGAG CTCGTTGTGATCGCTGGACTTGTTTGGAGCCCACCAACATCTTGCGC cTGGGCAGCTAAGGTGCTTGTGAATAGTGATGAAGCTTGTGACCATGGACGAAAG GAAGTAGGCCTTCCAAGTCAAGTTGCGAGGTTTTCGAAG AGGATTACAGCAGTTTCAAGGCAACCAAAGAGCAAAAACATTGGATTTCTTAGTGTAATTGGTAGCAGTGCTGCTTTCTGTGATCCAAAAGATTGTATGGAAGTTCAAGTGACCGAAATCAAggcttcatcggttaaagattcCTTTAATTTCAACCTTACCACTTTCG TGCCTGAATCGAATGGTGGGTGGAGGGGGCCGGCGATCAAATTGTCACTTCCAAGTTTTAG CGGTGGCACAGAATATTATCCCAACCTTCTCAAGTACTCTTGCCGGATTGAGTGCAG GGTACGAGCAGTGCATCCAGCAAAAGTATCAGGAccatctccgatgccaaagacCGAGACAAGACAATCATCAGAAATCCATACTAGCAATACAAAGAACCACGCAACTGAAGAACTCGTGGATAATGGCAAGAACCTCTGTGAAGCTGTGATGTTATCAAAGCCTGTATTGGCATTGGAGTTCAGTTGTATGAAAATGCAGGTTGAAGCTCCAGTTGTAGTTTCCAACTGCAGGAACTCTTTAGCAACCTCTTGA
- the LOC126596953 gene encoding protein NEOXANTHIN-DEFICIENT 1 isoform X3 yields MDVGETKCSYGKPPWIFRGSALYQLHLVKAATVRACIPKEFRLVEAFGYTLGGFFLANYDDSPVGIFDELVVIAGLVWSPPTSCAWAAKVLVNSDEACDHGRKEVGLPSQVARFSKRITAVSRQPKSKNIGFLSVIGSSAAFCDPKDCMEVQVTEIKASSVKDSFNFNLTTFVPESNGGWRGPAIKLSLPSFSGGTEYYPNLLKYSCRIECRVRAVHPAKVSGPSPMPKTETRQSSEIHTSNTKNHATEELVDNGKNLCEAVMLSKPVLALEFSCMKMQVEAPVVVSNCRNSLATS; encoded by the exons ATGGATGTTGGAGAAACAAAATGTTCCTATGGAAAGCCTCCATGGATATTCAGAGGCAG CGCGTTGTATCAGCTCCATCTTGTCAAAGCAGCAACTGTTCGAGCATGCATCCCGAAAGAGTTCAGACTAGTTGAAGCATTTGG GTACACTCTTGGTGGCTTCTTTCTTGCCAACTATGATGACAGTCCAGTTGGAATCTTTGATGAG CTCGTTGTGATCGCTGGACTTGTTTGGAGCCCACCAACATCTTGCGC cTGGGCAGCTAAGGTGCTTGTGAATAGTGATGAAGCTTGTGACCATGGACGAAAG GAAGTAGGCCTTCCAAGTCAAGTTGCGAGGTTTTCGAAG AGGATTACAGCAGTTTCAAGGCAACCAAAGAGCAAAAACATTGGATTTCTTAGTGTAATTGGTAGCAGTGCTGCTTTCTGTGATCCAAAAGATTGTATGGAAGTTCAAGTGACCGAAATCAAggcttcatcggttaaagattcCTTTAATTTCAACCTTACCACTTTCG TGCCTGAATCGAATGGTGGGTGGAGGGGGCCGGCGATCAAATTGTCACTTCCAAGTTTTAG CGGTGGCACAGAATATTATCCCAACCTTCTCAAGTACTCTTGCCGGATTGAGTGCAG GGTACGAGCAGTGCATCCAGCAAAAGTATCAGGAccatctccgatgccaaagacCGAGACAAGACAATCATCAGAAATCCATACTAGCAATACAAAGAACCACGCAACTGAAGAACTCGTGGATAATGGCAAGAACCTCTGTGAAGCTGTGATGTTATCAAAGCCTGTATTGGCATTGGAGTTCAGTTGTATGAAAATGCAGGTTGAAGCTCCAGTTGTAGTTTCCAACTGCAGGAACTCTTTAGCAACCTCTTGA
- the LOC126596953 gene encoding protein NEOXANTHIN-DEFICIENT 1 isoform X2 gives MSWWRPIMYCRDFFSLQCVIDSEYDGIPGTSRTQLELLDFGIFKFASGKSTFLKSFKFMDVGETKCSYGKPPWIFRGSALYQLHLVKAATVRACIPKEFRLVEAFGYTLGGFFLANYDDSPVGIFDELVVIAGLVWSPPTSCAWAAKVLVNSDEACDHGRKEVGLPSQVARFSKRITAVSRQPKSKNIGFLSVIGSSAAFCDPKDCMEVQVTEIKASSVKDSFNFNLTTFVPESNGGWRGPAIKLSLPSFSGGTEYYPNLLKYSCRIECSVLPDRFLIGYEQCIQQKYQDHLRCQRPRQDNHQKSILAIQRTTQLKNSWIMARTSVKL, from the exons ATGTCATGGTGGCGGCCAATCATGTATTGCCGTGACTTTTTCTCGCTTCAATGTGTGATTGACTCAGAATACGATGGCATCCCAG GGACTTCCCGGACACAGCTTGAATTACTTGATTTTGGCATCTTCAAATTTGCTTCTGGTAAAAGCACTTTCTTGAAGTCATTCAAGTTCATGGATGTTGGAGAAACAAAATGTTCCTATGGAAAGCCTCCATGGATATTCAGAGGCAG CGCGTTGTATCAGCTCCATCTTGTCAAAGCAGCAACTGTTCGAGCATGCATCCCGAAAGAGTTCAGACTAGTTGAAGCATTTGG GTACACTCTTGGTGGCTTCTTTCTTGCCAACTATGATGACAGTCCAGTTGGAATCTTTGATGAG CTCGTTGTGATCGCTGGACTTGTTTGGAGCCCACCAACATCTTGCGC cTGGGCAGCTAAGGTGCTTGTGAATAGTGATGAAGCTTGTGACCATGGACGAAAG GAAGTAGGCCTTCCAAGTCAAGTTGCGAGGTTTTCGAAG AGGATTACAGCAGTTTCAAGGCAACCAAAGAGCAAAAACATTGGATTTCTTAGTGTAATTGGTAGCAGTGCTGCTTTCTGTGATCCAAAAGATTGTATGGAAGTTCAAGTGACCGAAATCAAggcttcatcggttaaagattcCTTTAATTTCAACCTTACCACTTTCG TGCCTGAATCGAATGGTGGGTGGAGGGGGCCGGCGATCAAATTGTCACTTCCAAGTTTTAG CGGTGGCACAGAATATTATCCCAACCTTCTCAAGTACTCTTGCCGGATTGAGTGCAG TGTGCTACCTGATCGATTTCTGATAGGGTACGAGCAGTGCATCCAGCAAAAGTATCAGGAccatctccgatgccaaagacCGAGACAAGACAATCATCAGAAATCCATACTAGCAATACAAAGAACCACGCAACTGAAGAACTCGTGGATAATGGCAAGAACCTCTGTGAAGCTGTGA